One Aegilops tauschii subsp. strangulata cultivar AL8/78 chromosome 7, Aet v6.0, whole genome shotgun sequence genomic window carries:
- the LOC141027181 gene encoding uncharacterized protein has product MAFSDEYKGVEAHGNTKLHVIHTNDKKQMVISLARYERHLRLQRHKIVGIDLEYNNEPEATLKPALVQLSVGKTQPVLLFQLSATERCIVFDNDLADPRYTFAGFSIDGDKTRLERFNLEVANFIDIQKEWRVPEATKEMDSLGDVSGMLIDDYYNNMKKKITDDEHRRWATLPLSMRHIEYAAKDAYVVYEIWNRITLTQDGLRRAKLEKEEPPKKRARSSWGWGDANW; this is encoded by the coding sequence ATGGCGTTCTCCGACGAGTACAAGGGCGTGGAGGCCCACGGCAACACCAAGTTGCACGTCATCCACACCAACGACAAGAAGCAGATGGTGATCTCCCTTGCGCGGTACGAGCGCCACCTCAGGCTCCAGCGCCACAAGATCGTCGGGATTGATCTTGAGTACAACAACGAGCCTGAAGCGACGCTGAAACCCGCCCTCGTGCAACTCTCCGTCGGCAAGACTCAGCCGGTGTTGCTCTTCCAACTGAGCGCCACTGAAAGGTGCATCGTCTTCGACAACGACCTCGCCGACCCCAGGTACACCTTTGCTGGCTTCTCCATCGACGGCGACAAAACCAGGCTAGAGCGCTTCAATCTAGAGGTCGCCAACTTCATCGACATCCAGAAGGAGTGGAGGGTGCCCGAGGCAACCAAGGAAATGGACTCCCTTGGAGACGTCTCCGGCATGCTCATCGACGACTACTACaacaacatgaagaagaagatcacCGACGATGAACACAGGCGCTGGGCCACCCTGCCTCTGTCCATGAGGCACATCGAGTACGCGGCAAAGGACGCCTACGTAGTGTACGAGATATGGAACCGCATCACCCTCACCCAGGATGGGCTTCGCCGTGCAAAGCTGGAGAAGGAGGAGCCCCCAAAGAAGCGCGCCAGGAGCAGCTGGGGTTGGGGAGATGCTAACTGGTGA
- the LOC109755831 gene encoding uncharacterized protein, producing MPKLEKSYLSCQPTFSVSHLCQFVALQLSRQAAEVEIYFRKNSINGSLKTEDTSADNEAKMERLDGLERLKEESSLFELYPMLASGVGDLELLYSVKAQG from the exons ATGCCTAAACTGGAAAAGTCCTATCTCAGCTGCCAGCCAACATTCTCTGTTAGCCATCTATGCCAG TTTGTTGCTCTTCAGCTTTCACGTCAAGCCGCAGAGGTGGAGATATACTTCAGGAAGAACTCCATAAACGGGTCGCTTAAAACCGAAGACACCAGCGCAGACAACGAGGCAAAAATGGAGCGGCTCGACGGCCTGGAAAGACTCAAGGAAGAGAGTTCGCTTTTCGAGCTTTACCCTATGCTCGCCTCTGGTGTTGGAGACCTG GAGCTATTGTACTCTGTGAAAGCGCAAGGCTAG